A genomic segment from Ciconia boyciana chromosome 5, ASM3463844v1, whole genome shotgun sequence encodes:
- the SPCS3 gene encoding signal peptidase complex subunit 3, translating to MNTVLSRANSLFAFSLSVMAALTFGCFITTAFKERSVPVSIAVSRVTLKNVEDFTGPRERSDLGFVTFDITADLQSIFDWNVKQLFLYLSAEYSTKNNALNQVVLWDKIMLRGDNPRLFLKDMKSKYFFFDDGNGLKGNRNVTLTLSWNVVPNAGILPLVTGSGHVSVPFPDTYETTKSY from the exons ATGAACACGGTGCTGTCCCGGGCTAACTCGCTCTTCGCCTTCTCTTTGAGCGTGATGGCGGCGCTCACCTTCGGCTGCTTCATCACCACCGCCTTCAAGGAGCGGAGCGTGCCCGTCAGCATCGCCGTGTCCCGGGTCACGCT AAAAAATGTAGAAGATTTCACTGGACCTAGAGAAAGAAGTGATCTGGGATTCGTCACATTTGACATTACTGCAGAT CTGCAGAGTATATTTGATTGGAATGTTAAACAATTGTTTCTATATTTGTCCGCAGAATATTCAACGAAAAACAAT GCTCTAAACCAGGTGGTCCTTTGGGACAAGATCATGTTGCGAGGAGATAACCCAAGGCTGTTCTTAAAAGACATGAAGTCAAAGTACTTTTTCTTTGATGATGGAAATGGTCTCAA GGGAAACAGGAACGTCACTTTGACTCTCTCCTGGAATGTTGTACCAAATGCTGGTATTCTACCTCTTGTAACAGGATCAGGACATGTGTCTGTACCTTTCCCAGATACCtatgaaacaacaaaaagttattaa